Proteins encoded by one window of Streptacidiphilus sp. PB12-B1b:
- a CDS encoding ATP-binding cassette domain-containing protein, producing the protein MVEVSELSKRYGGRLAVDNLSFTLRPGKVTGFLGPNGAGKSTTMRLILGLDRPDHGRATIGGRGYAQLVNPLRTVGALLEAKAVHKGRTARNHLRYLAATQGLPLSRVDRVLEQVGLGDAGRRRAGGFSLGMGQRLGIAAVLLGDPQILMLDEPVNGLDPEGVLWIRNLMKSLADEGRTVFVSSHMMNEMAVTADHLVVIGRGRLLADCPTAEFIERNSQSAVLVRTTEPDRLARLLDSAGAEAVGDGGSLLTVTGLDTARIAALAASQRIAIHELTTQRASLEEAFMHLTRDSVEYTDTHTPSRSAA; encoded by the coding sequence CTGGTCGAGGTCAGCGAACTCAGCAAGCGCTACGGCGGCCGCCTTGCCGTCGACAACCTCAGCTTCACTCTCCGGCCCGGCAAGGTCACCGGCTTCCTCGGGCCCAACGGCGCGGGCAAGTCCACCACCATGCGGCTGATCCTCGGCCTGGACCGGCCGGACCACGGCCGCGCCACCATCGGCGGCCGGGGCTACGCGCAGCTGGTCAACCCGCTGCGCACGGTCGGCGCGCTGCTGGAGGCCAAGGCCGTGCACAAGGGCCGCACAGCCCGCAACCACCTGCGCTACCTGGCCGCCACCCAGGGCCTGCCGCTCTCCCGGGTGGACCGGGTGCTGGAGCAGGTCGGGCTGGGCGACGCGGGCCGCAGGCGGGCCGGGGGCTTCTCGCTGGGCATGGGCCAACGCCTCGGCATCGCCGCCGTCCTGCTCGGCGACCCGCAGATCCTGATGCTGGACGAGCCGGTCAACGGCCTCGACCCGGAGGGGGTGCTGTGGATCCGCAACCTGATGAAGTCCCTCGCGGACGAGGGCCGCACGGTCTTCGTGTCCAGCCACATGATGAACGAGATGGCGGTCACCGCCGACCACCTGGTGGTGATCGGCCGGGGCCGGCTCCTCGCGGACTGCCCCACGGCGGAGTTCATCGAACGCAACTCGCAGTCCGCCGTGCTGGTGCGGACCACCGAGCCGGACCGGCTGGCCCGGCTGCTCGACTCGGCCGGGGCCGAGGCCGTGGGCGACGGCGGCAGCCTGCTCACGGTCACCGGCCTGGACACCGCCCGGATCGCCGCACTCGCCGCCTCCCAGCGCATCGCCATCCACGAACTCACCACGCAGCGCGCCTCGTTGGAGGAGGCGTTCATGCATCTGACGCGTGACAGCGTCGAGTACACCGACACGCACACCCCCTCCAGGAGCGCGGCATGA
- a CDS encoding ABC transporter permease: protein MTTTVLTSPLPAANRPAGFGSLLRAEWIKIRSVRSTVWTLVLMLLLAVGVSVLISAVTANGWATADAAAHASVVRDPVGTIFGGMGLAELVACALGVLVVTSEYSSGTIRASLLAVPRRWPVLAAKAGAFGLLTLVAGELASFGSFAAGAYLLRHDVPVSLRDPGVLRAVAGGGLFLAAMSVVAMGLGALIRHTAAAVTGVIAFVLVLSPLADSLPGTVGRHVAAYLPTNAGQVVLFTHHSSGQLLSPWQGLAVCAAWGVGLMLAAGVLLRRRDV from the coding sequence ATGACCACCACCGTACTGACCTCCCCCCTGCCTGCCGCGAACCGCCCGGCCGGGTTCGGTTCGCTGCTGCGCGCCGAGTGGATCAAAATCCGCTCGGTGCGCTCCACGGTGTGGACGCTGGTGCTGATGCTGCTGCTGGCGGTCGGCGTCTCGGTGCTGATCTCCGCGGTCACCGCCAACGGCTGGGCCACCGCCGACGCGGCGGCCCACGCCTCCGTGGTGCGCGACCCGGTGGGCACCATCTTCGGCGGCATGGGCCTGGCCGAGCTGGTGGCCTGCGCGCTGGGGGTGCTGGTGGTCACCAGCGAGTACTCCAGCGGCACCATCCGGGCCAGCCTGCTGGCGGTGCCGAGGCGGTGGCCGGTGCTGGCCGCCAAGGCGGGCGCGTTCGGGCTGCTGACGCTGGTGGCGGGCGAACTGGCCTCCTTCGGCTCGTTCGCCGCCGGGGCGTACCTGCTGCGCCACGACGTCCCGGTCTCGCTGCGGGATCCGGGCGTGCTGCGGGCGGTCGCCGGCGGCGGGCTGTTCCTGGCGGCGATGAGCGTGGTCGCCATGGGCCTGGGCGCGCTGATCCGGCACACCGCCGCTGCGGTGACCGGGGTGATCGCCTTCGTGCTGGTGCTCTCGCCGCTGGCCGACAGCCTGCCGGGCACGGTGGGCCGGCACGTCGCGGCCTACCTGCCGACCAACGCCGGGCAGGTGGTGCTGTTCACGCACCACTCCTCGGGCCAGCTGCTGTCACCGTGGCAGGGGCTGGCGGTGTGCGCGGCGTGGGGCGTGGGCCTGATGCTGGCGGCCGGGGTGCTGCTGCGGCGGCGGGACGTCTGA
- a CDS encoding BTAD domain-containing putative transcriptional regulator — protein MGGRKVNIGGPRQRTILALLLLSPGRIVSVDTLVDEVWQGRPPATARTQVAICIAALRKQLKAEGFAEEIIATAHPGYLLNAEGHDVDATDFTRQIAAAERAVTEARTAEAAQAYRRALALWSGPALAGVSGRLVEDEAQRLEELRLNACDDSFAVQLELGNHQELIPELAAMVREHPLRERLRHHLMTAQYRAGRRAEAMETFRSARRQLIDELGLEPGPELQELHRAILRDDPSLLTVADSESQPTALVVPSELPPDVPGFTGRDSELAALDALLIPHQTGEGPAVGLVTGVAGVGKTGLAVCWAHRNSEQFPDGRLFADLRGYDEHHEATAAGEVLSRFLRSLGVPSENIPAELESRIALYRSVLADRRVLIVLDNVHAFAQIRPLLPGSEGCCVLVTSRDQLEQLVTWPPQARVLLGLLPQAHALELLGRIVGEARIAAARPDALRLVELCDRLPLALRIAAARLASKPHWMVRHLVARLDDEQRRLDELSQGESQIRASLALSYRYLPADASRLYRRLGLLPVPDFTDWAAAALLDVPLLDAEALIEHLVDAQFLEVVGLDATGRLRYRFQNLLRLYARERAEQQEPEADRRESLERFYRTSLTLAELAHQREYGGDYSVIHGATPRRALDRALVDDLLQAPLEWFESERLSLLAVVEGAADAGLDDLAWDLAMCMVPLFETRNYVDDWRESCRTALTAAEAAGNPRGQGAMLHGLGAVALRLRRLEEAQGYISRALELFQAAGEEHGRALALRNLAIADRMRGHLGRARSSLEEARATFHTVGDHSSEAHVLNNLAQIELDLGHPDEAMAFAREAVGLSETIGVGGARGVAMGLHRLARAYLAKGWLDAAQEAFLRVVRIVKEKSDTVGLAYALLGLGEARMEAGALDEAEGTLVDALDIAVQIDSPLVEGQIRLALGEVCAKQGCRAQAAGYLTAAQETFARIGAPSWQARVDSVIATLGLVESDTTEFLQQ, from the coding sequence TGCTGCTCAGCCCCGGACGCATCGTCTCGGTGGACACGCTGGTCGACGAGGTCTGGCAGGGACGGCCGCCCGCCACCGCCCGTACCCAGGTCGCCATCTGCATCGCCGCGCTGCGCAAGCAGCTGAAGGCGGAGGGGTTCGCCGAGGAGATCATCGCCACCGCGCACCCCGGCTACCTGCTGAACGCCGAGGGCCACGACGTGGACGCCACGGACTTCACCCGGCAGATCGCCGCCGCCGAGCGGGCCGTCACCGAGGCCCGCACGGCCGAGGCCGCGCAGGCGTACCGGCGGGCGCTGGCGCTGTGGAGCGGCCCGGCGCTGGCCGGGGTGAGCGGCCGGCTGGTCGAGGACGAGGCCCAGCGGCTGGAGGAGCTGCGGCTCAACGCCTGCGACGACTCCTTCGCCGTCCAGCTGGAGTTGGGCAACCATCAGGAGCTGATCCCCGAACTGGCCGCGATGGTCCGCGAGCACCCGCTGCGCGAACGGCTGCGGCACCACCTGATGACCGCTCAGTACCGGGCCGGGCGCCGGGCGGAGGCGATGGAGACCTTCCGCAGCGCGCGCCGCCAGCTGATCGACGAACTCGGCCTGGAGCCCGGGCCGGAGCTGCAGGAGCTGCACCGGGCGATCCTGCGGGACGACCCCTCGCTGCTCACCGTCGCGGACAGCGAGTCCCAGCCGACGGCCCTGGTGGTGCCCTCCGAACTGCCGCCCGACGTCCCCGGGTTCACCGGCCGTGACAGCGAACTGGCAGCACTGGACGCGCTGCTGATCCCGCATCAGACCGGCGAGGGGCCCGCGGTCGGGCTGGTCACCGGGGTGGCCGGCGTGGGCAAGACCGGGCTCGCGGTCTGCTGGGCGCACCGCAACTCGGAGCAGTTCCCCGACGGCCGCCTCTTCGCCGACCTGCGCGGCTACGACGAGCACCACGAGGCGACCGCCGCCGGCGAGGTGCTCAGCCGGTTCCTGCGCTCGCTCGGGGTGCCCAGCGAGAACATCCCGGCCGAGCTGGAGAGCCGGATCGCCCTCTACCGCAGCGTCCTGGCCGATCGCCGGGTGCTGATCGTGCTGGACAACGTCCACGCCTTCGCCCAGATCAGACCGCTGCTGCCGGGCAGCGAGGGCTGCTGCGTGCTGGTCACCAGCCGGGACCAGCTGGAGCAGCTGGTCACCTGGCCGCCGCAGGCGCGGGTGCTCCTGGGGCTGCTGCCGCAGGCGCACGCCCTGGAGCTGCTGGGGCGGATCGTCGGCGAGGCGCGGATCGCCGCCGCCCGGCCCGACGCGCTGCGCCTGGTCGAGCTGTGCGACCGGCTGCCGCTGGCGCTGCGGATCGCCGCCGCCCGGCTGGCGTCCAAGCCGCACTGGATGGTGCGGCACCTGGTGGCACGGCTCGACGACGAGCAGCGGCGGCTGGACGAGCTGAGCCAGGGCGAGTCGCAGATAAGGGCGAGCCTGGCGCTGAGCTACCGCTACCTGCCTGCGGACGCCTCCCGGCTGTACCGCAGGCTCGGGCTGCTGCCGGTGCCGGACTTCACCGACTGGGCCGCCGCGGCGCTGCTGGACGTCCCGCTGCTGGACGCCGAGGCGCTGATCGAGCACCTGGTGGACGCCCAGTTCCTGGAGGTGGTGGGCCTGGACGCGACCGGGCGGCTGCGCTACCGCTTCCAGAACCTGCTCCGGCTCTACGCCCGCGAGCGGGCCGAGCAGCAGGAGCCGGAGGCGGACCGGCGGGAGTCGCTGGAGCGCTTCTACCGCACCAGCCTCACCCTGGCCGAGCTGGCCCACCAGCGCGAGTACGGCGGGGACTACTCGGTGATCCACGGCGCCACCCCGCGCCGCGCACTGGACCGGGCGCTGGTGGACGACCTGCTGCAGGCGCCGCTGGAGTGGTTCGAGTCCGAGCGGCTGTCGCTGCTGGCCGTGGTCGAGGGCGCCGCCGACGCCGGCCTGGACGACCTGGCCTGGGACCTGGCCATGTGCATGGTGCCGCTGTTCGAGACCCGCAACTACGTGGACGACTGGCGGGAGAGCTGCCGCACCGCGCTGACCGCCGCCGAGGCCGCGGGCAACCCGCGCGGCCAGGGCGCCATGCTGCACGGCCTGGGCGCGGTCGCCCTGCGGCTGCGCCGACTGGAGGAGGCGCAGGGCTACATCTCCCGCGCGCTGGAACTCTTCCAGGCCGCCGGGGAGGAGCACGGCCGGGCGCTGGCGCTGCGCAACCTGGCCATCGCCGACCGGATGCGCGGCCACCTGGGCCGGGCCCGGAGCAGCCTGGAGGAGGCCCGGGCCACCTTCCACACGGTCGGCGACCACTCCTCGGAGGCGCACGTCCTGAACAACCTGGCCCAGATCGAACTCGACCTGGGCCACCCGGACGAGGCCATGGCCTTCGCCCGCGAGGCGGTCGGCCTGTCCGAGACCATCGGTGTGGGCGGGGCCCGGGGCGTGGCCATGGGCCTGCACCGGCTGGCCCGCGCGTACCTGGCCAAGGGCTGGCTGGACGCGGCGCAGGAGGCGTTCTTGCGGGTGGTGCGGATCGTCAAGGAGAAGTCCGACACGGTCGGGCTGGCCTACGCCCTGCTCGGGCTGGGCGAGGCGCGGATGGAGGCCGGCGCGCTGGACGAGGCCGAGGGCACCCTGGTCGACGCCCTGGACATCGCGGTGCAGATCGACAGCCCGCTGGTGGAGGGGCAGATCAGGCTGGCCCTCGGCGAGGTCTGCGCCAAGCAGGGGTGCCGGGCGCAGGCCGCCGGATACCTGACGGCGGCGCAGGAGACCTTCGCCCGGATCGGCGCGCCGAGCTGGCAGGCCCGGGTGGACAGCGTCATCGCCACGCTCGGACTGGTCGAATCCGACACTACGGAATTCCTCCAGCAATGA